The proteins below are encoded in one region of Halocatena salina:
- a CDS encoding AAA family ATPase, with protein sequence MSSLAVVGATGGAGTTRTCLELAGMLARDGRSVVILDAAYATQGLSDHISDRIAPDMTALVLDDAPLALGLIEFETPEGRLACCPARAPFERLARAKTPTAARRFGELIEEATTSFDHVLVDTPPVASNQAIAAVTSVDHIVVAIRANSPGIDGWVRIHDRLADLGCPEPTMIRTNADGNGSSERRLPPPDTTDPNRTPTVLHADTSFTAAVARTVETVFDTTLDLTIETGRDGLL encoded by the coding sequence ATGAGCAGCCTCGCAGTCGTCGGCGCAACCGGTGGAGCAGGTACGACTCGGACGTGTTTGGAACTCGCAGGAATGCTAGCGCGGGACGGTCGCTCAGTCGTGATTCTGGACGCCGCATACGCGACTCAAGGCTTGTCCGATCACATATCGGATCGGATCGCTCCCGATATGACTGCGCTCGTGTTGGACGACGCGCCGCTGGCATTGGGTCTCATCGAGTTCGAAACGCCCGAGGGGCGACTAGCGTGTTGTCCGGCCCGAGCGCCGTTCGAACGGCTCGCACGGGCTAAGACGCCGACAGCGGCCCGCCGATTCGGGGAGCTGATCGAGGAGGCCACCACGTCGTTCGATCACGTACTCGTCGATACCCCGCCAGTCGCGTCGAACCAAGCCATCGCCGCTGTCACGAGCGTCGATCACATCGTCGTCGCCATCCGTGCGAACAGTCCGGGTATCGACGGATGGGTGCGGATTCACGACCGCCTCGCCGATCTGGGCTGTCCCGAACCGACGATGATTCGGACGAACGCGGATGGAAACGGGAGCAGTGAGCGGCGGCTCCCCCCACCCGACACTACCGATCCAAATCGGACACCGACAGTACTTCACGCAGACACCTCCTTCACTGCCGCCGTGGCTAGAACTGTCGAAACAGTGTTCGACACCACGCTCGACCTCACGATCGAAACCGGACGAGACGGTCTGTTGTAA
- a CDS encoding DUF7856 family protein has translation MWRGRAIDLSGVTPPFDGAQIIDAIAGTREKLRVVCEEPCELYAHVGRIEPEMTVQRSTALAAAARSRGWSAPQDEEYSRIQDRIEELSIAGIDTDDARRRLAETTDEIERQRERVARLQGEVKALRQRPEQQTSEPYQELKRAIQKLSELETERAAAEQTLERARERQRRLHDRYDERLALEDRAANLARAARRHLCDRLHDEFTRTVESVPGADDGPVATALALVRLGEISAPIVLECGRFDTVQTAADWLNVPVIGL, from the coding sequence GTGTGGCGGGGACGAGCTATCGATCTGTCAGGTGTCACCCCTCCGTTCGACGGGGCACAGATCATCGATGCGATAGCAGGGACGCGCGAGAAGCTTCGTGTCGTGTGTGAAGAGCCGTGTGAACTTTACGCACACGTGGGTCGGATCGAGCCAGAGATGACCGTACAGCGATCCACTGCGCTTGCCGCGGCCGCTCGGTCTCGGGGATGGTCGGCACCCCAAGACGAGGAGTACAGCCGAATACAGGACCGCATCGAGGAACTGTCGATAGCAGGCATCGACACCGATGACGCACGAAGGCGATTGGCTGAAACCACCGACGAAATCGAGCGACAGCGAGAACGGGTTGCTCGGCTACAAGGAGAGGTCAAAGCCCTCCGACAGCGTCCGGAACAGCAAACATCGGAACCGTATCAGGAACTCAAACGTGCAATACAGAAGCTCAGCGAGCTCGAAACCGAACGTGCTGCGGCCGAGCAGACGCTGGAACGAGCACGGGAACGCCAACGTCGACTCCACGATCGCTACGATGAGCGGCTCGCGCTCGAAGACCGAGCCGCGAATTTAGCGCGAGCCGCTCGCAGACATCTGTGTGACCGTCTCCACGACGAGTTTACACGGACGGTCGAGTCCGTTCCGGGAGCGGACGACGGCCCAGTGGCTACCGCGCTTGCGCTCGTCCGTCTGGGAGAGATCAGTGCCCCGATCGTGCTCGAATGTGGTCGATTCGACACTGTTCAGACGGCCGCCGACTGGCTGAACGTGCCGGTCATCGGCCTGTGA
- a CDS encoding DUF7854 family protein produces the protein MDRISALRNVEDALTEFEDGEIDLGSMEIRVRSILRTYATNFEERDAYKASGPPPVDGLIVVADSPHDARERIRSLVDDVDRFDVETVD, from the coding sequence ATGGACCGCATATCCGCCCTCAGAAACGTCGAAGACGCTCTCACGGAGTTCGAGGACGGCGAGATCGATCTCGGATCGATGGAGATCCGGGTACGGTCGATCCTTCGTACCTACGCGACGAATTTCGAAGAACGGGACGCGTACAAAGCCAGCGGCCCCCCACCGGTCGACGGTCTCATCGTCGTTGCTGATTCTCCCCACGATGCGCGCGAACGGATCCGAAGTCTCGTCGACGATGTCGACCGGTTCGACGTCGAGACAGTCGACTAA
- a CDS encoding DUF7855 family protein, with amino-acid sequence MLLIITYTRSARSSLRNVRRSHEDVVVRWFGRSALFEATELGAFHGLRLREKHPKAVQIERTRPFNEYREVPQRVREAVRAYTEREHRSTPYVAFAAGTDHPDVATMARREL; translated from the coding sequence ATGCTCCTGATCATCACATACACTCGGTCCGCTCGGAGCAGCCTCCGAAACGTCCGTCGTTCTCACGAAGATGTCGTGGTTCGGTGGTTCGGTCGATCGGCGCTGTTCGAGGCGACAGAGCTCGGTGCGTTCCATGGACTTCGCCTTCGGGAAAAACACCCGAAGGCGGTCCAGATCGAACGGACTCGACCGTTCAACGAGTATAGGGAAGTACCCCAGCGCGTTCGAGAAGCGGTACGGGCGTACACAGAGCGTGAGCATAGGAGTACACCGTATGTAGCGTTCGCCGCTGGAACGGACCACCCGGATGTGGCGACGATGGCCCGGCGGGAGCTGTGA
- a CDS encoding DUF7858 family protein, producing MGLSDIASGVKVTSKQHDRSIAAVDATDTPLSNRLAPFADDLPCTVEAAVTLVESYVDGSSVGKSARTAGLAPVTGAKTLHLLGEPIAPLSPMGRRVVREWIDAQCTRAEALELSNASEVEFALAVFVETHDPLPGVRETLEPVFTPDSAKRSTITKRDVLAETMSNADDLR from the coding sequence GTGGGATTATCTGACATTGCCTCCGGGGTGAAGGTGACATCGAAGCAGCATGATCGGAGTATCGCGGCGGTCGATGCGACCGATACGCCGCTCTCCAATCGTTTGGCTCCGTTCGCCGACGATCTTCCGTGTACTGTCGAAGCGGCTGTGACGCTGGTCGAGTCGTACGTTGACGGGTCGAGCGTCGGAAAGAGCGCCCGGACGGCTGGTCTTGCCCCCGTCACTGGCGCGAAGACGTTGCATCTACTTGGCGAGCCGATCGCACCACTTTCACCGATGGGTCGCCGTGTGGTTCGGGAGTGGATCGATGCCCAGTGTACGCGGGCAGAGGCCCTCGAACTTTCGAACGCCAGCGAGGTGGAGTTCGCGCTTGCAGTGTTCGTAGAGACCCACGATCCACTGCCGGGCGTGCGTGAAACGCTCGAACCGGTGTTCACACCGGATTCGGCCAAACGGTCGACGATCACGAAACGCGACGTGTTGGCCGAGACGATGAGTAATGCGGACGATCTCCGCTAA
- a CDS encoding transcription initiation factor IIB — translation MHSTAIPSCPECDSRVRHDGTESVCEQCGLVLGEDPIDHGPEWRSFDDDDTNPVRTGAPLTRSRHDRGLSTEIGYSSRVKGRKRRQLARMRRQHSRAQISTKAERNQVYAFTEIRRLTSALSLPTSIRDRACVLFDSAQNANLLRGRSIEGFTAAVIYATCRADSVSRTLEEITATARASEAELKAAYRALNRELGLPTGPIDPTEYLPRFACELDLPQSIERRARELVTEAHERGLIAGRNPGGIAAACLYTAAEEASYGLTQDDAAAVAGVTPVTLRSTYYDLTDV, via the coding sequence ATGCATTCCACAGCAATCCCATCATGTCCAGAATGTGATAGTCGTGTGAGACACGATGGAACCGAAAGCGTTTGTGAACAGTGTGGTCTGGTACTTGGTGAGGATCCGATCGATCACGGTCCGGAGTGGCGCTCGTTCGATGACGACGACACGAATCCTGTTCGAACGGGGGCACCCCTCACTCGATCGCGCCACGATCGGGGTTTATCGACCGAGATCGGCTACTCATCGCGGGTGAAAGGACGAAAACGGCGTCAGCTCGCTCGGATGCGCCGCCAGCACAGTCGGGCCCAGATCTCGACGAAGGCCGAGCGCAACCAAGTGTACGCCTTTACCGAGATTAGACGTCTCACGAGCGCGCTGTCTCTACCGACGTCGATTCGAGATCGTGCATGTGTGCTGTTCGATTCAGCCCAGAACGCGAATCTGCTTCGGGGTCGATCGATCGAAGGGTTCACAGCAGCAGTCATTTACGCCACGTGCCGGGCGGATTCGGTGTCACGAACGCTTGAGGAGATCACAGCGACGGCCCGTGCATCGGAAGCCGAATTGAAAGCGGCTTATCGCGCTCTCAACCGCGAACTCGGATTGCCGACGGGACCCATCGATCCTACGGAGTATCTCCCACGGTTTGCGTGTGAGCTTGATCTCCCCCAGTCCATCGAACGCCGTGCTCGGGAACTGGTCACGGAAGCCCACGAACGAGGCCTGATAGCCGGCCGAAATCCGGGAGGGATCGCCGCTGCTTGTCTGTACACTGCTGCCGAGGAAGCGTCGTATGGTCTCACTCAAGATGACGCTGCTGCCGTTGCCGGAGTGACGCCTGTGACCCTCCGGTCGACGTACTACGATCTCACCGACGTCTGA
- the mutS gene encoding DNA mismatch repair protein MutS produces the protein MTAEGIVGEYLALKRDSDADLLAMQMGDFYEFFHDDAKTVGQELDLKVSERSSGGETYQMAGVPVDDLTPYVRALVERGYRVAVADQHETENGHARSITRVVTPGTLLETTTEDAQYLAAVVEGADQTEDTEYGLAFVDITTGQFHVTTVTGEDAVLTELYRFTPTEVLPGPDTRSNDRLLERLAERVETNTTLHTTEAFAPGRARHTVREQFGAVKESVGLERETAIRAAGAVLSYIDETGISVLAAVTRLHRYHPDDHVELDATTQRNLELVETMTGGGRSLFETIDHTVTSAGRRLLKEWLTRPRRSQSELERRQACVQALCESAMVREELRELLDDASDLERAASRSVSGSADAHTLLRVRETLALLPKVADRIERSDRLAGSPLSEIVGRPDHTAVVELQTALSDALADDPPQTLTQGELIRRGYDDELDALIKEYESAVEWIDTLAERESRRHDIGRLSVDRNKTDGYYIQVPKSETDAVPDEYEGIKTLKNSQRYVTDELRERERDVLRLEERRGELEYELFEELRTRVAEHASLLQDVGRSLAELDVVASLARHAVRHDWTRPMLTGPGPIDIQAGRHPVVETQTEFVPNDLSMTEDWRFLVVTGPNMSGKSTYMRQTALIVLLAQIGSFIPAREATIGLVDGIYTRVGAIDELAQGRSTFMIEMQELSNILHSATEESLVILDEVGRGTATYDGISIAWATTEYLHNRINAKTLFATHYHELTDLADRLPGVHNVHMAAEDRGGDVTFLWTIEDGPADRSYGIHVAELASVPSPVVDRSRTVLKRLREDKAIDVRGAKSGTGDTQQVVFDLGSGQFKRASADGGDETDDEREAVIEELSDIDVNEQSPVELLSTVQRWQERLEE, from the coding sequence ATGACCGCGGAGGGAATCGTCGGCGAGTATCTCGCGTTAAAGCGCGATTCGGACGCGGACTTGCTGGCGATGCAGATGGGTGATTTCTACGAGTTCTTTCATGATGATGCGAAGACGGTGGGTCAGGAGTTGGATCTGAAGGTATCGGAACGATCGAGCGGCGGCGAAACCTACCAAATGGCAGGGGTGCCGGTCGACGATCTCACACCGTACGTACGAGCACTAGTCGAACGAGGGTATCGCGTGGCAGTGGCGGACCAACACGAGACCGAAAACGGCCACGCCCGATCGATCACGCGGGTGGTTACGCCCGGAACACTGCTCGAAACGACGACGGAAGATGCCCAGTATCTCGCGGCCGTCGTGGAGGGGGCGGACCAAACCGAGGACACCGAGTACGGCCTCGCCTTCGTCGACATCACGACCGGACAGTTCCACGTTACGACAGTAACGGGCGAGGACGCCGTGCTCACAGAACTGTATCGATTCACGCCGACGGAGGTCCTCCCCGGACCCGACACGCGGAGCAACGATCGGCTCCTCGAACGGCTTGCCGAGCGCGTCGAAACGAACACCACACTCCACACGACTGAGGCGTTCGCACCCGGCCGTGCCAGACACACTGTACGCGAACAGTTCGGTGCAGTCAAAGAGAGCGTCGGCCTCGAACGCGAGACGGCAATCCGTGCAGCCGGAGCCGTGTTGTCCTACATCGATGAAACAGGGATCTCCGTGCTCGCTGCCGTAACGCGACTCCACCGATATCACCCCGACGACCACGTCGAACTGGATGCGACGACCCAGCGTAATCTCGAACTGGTCGAAACCATGACCGGTGGGGGACGATCCCTGTTCGAAACGATCGATCACACTGTGACGAGTGCCGGTAGACGGCTGTTAAAAGAGTGGCTCACACGTCCACGGCGCTCACAAAGCGAGTTAGAGCGCCGCCAAGCGTGTGTCCAAGCGCTCTGTGAATCCGCGATGGTACGCGAGGAACTGCGCGAGCTGCTTGACGACGCTTCGGATCTGGAACGAGCGGCTAGTCGGTCGGTATCGGGCAGCGCGGACGCCCACACCCTGCTTCGTGTTCGGGAGACGCTCGCGCTGCTACCCAAGGTGGCCGACCGGATCGAACGATCTGATCGCCTCGCCGGCTCGCCACTGTCGGAGATCGTCGGACGGCCCGACCACACTGCCGTTGTGGAGCTTCAGACAGCGCTGTCGGACGCGTTAGCCGATGATCCACCACAGACGCTCACCCAAGGAGAACTCATCCGTCGGGGGTACGACGACGAACTTGATGCACTCATCAAGGAGTACGAAAGCGCCGTCGAATGGATCGATACACTCGCGGAACGGGAGAGTCGTCGTCACGACATCGGACGGCTGTCGGTCGATCGTAACAAAACCGACGGCTACTACATTCAGGTGCCGAAATCCGAAACTGACGCCGTTCCCGACGAATACGAAGGGATCAAGACGCTGAAAAACTCCCAGCGGTACGTCACCGACGAACTCCGCGAACGCGAGCGCGACGTTCTCCGACTCGAAGAACGACGGGGAGAACTGGAGTACGAACTGTTCGAGGAACTGCGCACGCGCGTGGCCGAGCATGCTAGCCTGCTTCAAGACGTGGGTCGATCGCTGGCCGAACTCGATGTGGTTGCGAGTCTCGCCCGTCATGCCGTGCGCCACGACTGGACTCGGCCGATGCTCACCGGCCCCGGTCCGATCGACATTCAAGCCGGCCGTCATCCCGTCGTGGAAACACAGACTGAGTTCGTTCCTAACGACCTCTCGATGACTGAGGACTGGCGCTTTCTCGTGGTAACCGGTCCAAACATGAGCGGGAAATCGACGTACATGCGACAAACCGCGTTGATCGTGCTCCTCGCTCAGATCGGCAGTTTCATTCCAGCACGAGAGGCGACGATCGGTTTAGTCGATGGGATTTATACGCGGGTCGGTGCGATCGACGAGCTCGCACAAGGCCGGTCGACGTTCATGATCGAGATGCAAGAGCTATCCAACATCCTCCATTCCGCGACTGAGGAGTCGCTCGTGATCCTCGATGAGGTAGGCCGGGGGACTGCCACCTACGACGGAATCTCGATCGCGTGGGCCACCACGGAGTATCTTCACAACCGGATCAACGCCAAGACGCTGTTTGCCACCCACTACCACGAGTTGACCGACCTCGCGGATCGATTGCCCGGCGTTCACAACGTCCACATGGCGGCTGAGGACCGAGGCGGCGATGTCACCTTCCTCTGGACGATCGAGGACGGTCCCGCCGATCGGTCGTATGGGATCCATGTCGCTGAGTTAGCGAGCGTCCCCTCGCCCGTGGTCGATCGATCTCGCACCGTTCTGAAACGTCTGCGCGAGGACAAAGCGATCGACGTTCGAGGGGCAAAGAGCGGCACTGGCGACACCCAACAGGTGGTGTTTGATCTGGGATCGGGACAGTTCAAACGGGCGAGTGCTGACGGCGGAGACGAAACGGATGACGAACGTGAGGCCGTGATCGAAGAGCTGAGTGACATCGACGTGAACGAACAGTCTCCCGTGGAGTTGCTGTCGACCGTCCAACGCTGGCAGGAACGGTTGGAGGAGTGA